The Apium graveolens cultivar Ventura chromosome 11, ASM990537v1, whole genome shotgun sequence genome has a window encoding:
- the LOC141696285 gene encoding uncharacterized protein LOC141696285 encodes MRLHREGIDEIEAEKISSFDRWLLQIGDGSLYENPAHELIKIPPELCSPTTENPLEGIVGEVYSSLLENYKDIAYIKERAILTPKNETVHELNDFLMNMIPGEGRTYLSSDSVCKVSIKADDNLLYPPEFLNSLRFSGVPNHDIRLKEGTPIMLLRNLNQSAGLYNGTRLIVTRLGKWSIRGDIISGAKVGQNITIP; translated from the coding sequence ATGAGGCTCCACAGGGAAGGGATTGATGAAATAGAAGCCGAGAAAATATCATCATTTGATAGATGGCTCTTGCAGATCGGAGATGGTTCCCTATATGAAAATCCAGCACATGAACTGATAAAAATTCCACCAGAGTTGTGCAGCCCAACAACCGAGAATCCACTGGAAGGCATTGTCGGCGAAGTCTACTCTTCTTTGCTGGAAAATTATAAGGATATTGCATACATAAAAGAACGTGCTATATTGACACCAAAAAATGAAACAGTCCATGAATTGAATGACTTTCTAATGAACATGATACCGGGAGAAGGGAGAACATATCTAAGCTCCGATAGTGTGTGCAAGGTGAGCATTAAGGCTGATGATAATTTGTTATACCCCCCAGAATTTTTGAATAGTTTAAGGTTCAGTGGAGTCCCAAACCACGATATACGACTTAAGGAAGGAACCCCCATCATGCTTCTCAGAAACTTAAATCAATCTGCGGGTCTTTATAATGGCACACGACTAATAGTCACCCGTCTAGGCAAGTGGTCTATTCGAGGAGACATAATTTCTGGAGCAAAAGTTGGTCAAAATATTACCATCCCGTGA
- the LOC141696284 gene encoding uncharacterized protein LOC141696284, producing the protein MDAVHHRDSTSSTVGKSVILPSSHTGGPRYRAQNYQDAMAICRWVGYPDLLITFTCNPKWKEINDMLGLIGQKNDSNRVDFICRVFEIKLQQLIHYIKKEQPFGKVMACLYIIEFQERGLPHAHILLFLHPSMKNPSPEYIDTIISAEIPDINVDPDAYNAVKKSMLHGSCGQANVTSPCMQQGKCTKFFPKKFNDTTTIGEDGFPIYRRRNTGITVEKNGTLLDNRYVIPYNINLSVKFDAHINIELCNSARSIKYLFKYINKGPDRATAVIEIVDERDEIKAYLGCRYISACEACWRIFQFGINYRYPAVERLPFHLPNEHTVIFEESRIPQHWVWNSKGKLWTKRKKGNIVGRIYFAHPSSGERFYMRMLLNFVKGSTSFECIRTINGVTYITFKAACYALGLLDDDREWIDCLSEAAVWATGNELRNLFVTMLVFCQVSNVPELWKTHSTILSEDMLYLQRKRFQVPDLQLTQEQIESYALVEIEGLMQKLGKSLKDIDEMPQPDSSLTRDLSNRLLNEELDYDHAALKILHEKSLNNLNQFQKGRLFFISGHGGTGKTFLWNTITSKLRSESLIVLPVATAGLASLLLPNGRTEHSRFHIPLDITAESTCEIKHGTQLAKLLQKTSLIIWDEAPMTHKYCFEALDKILRDLLSTRYDNNRSKPFGGLIVVCGGDFRQILPVIP; encoded by the exons ATGGATGCGGTGCATCATAGGGACTCAACCAGCTCCACGGTAGGAAAATCAGTCATCTTGCCATCATCACACACTGGAGGTCCGCGCTACAGGGCTCAGAATTACCAAGATGCAATGGCAATTTGTCGGTGGGTAGGCTATCCGGATTTGTTAATTACATTCACATGTAATCCAAAATGGAAAGAGATTAATGACATGCTTGGCCTGATCGGTCAAAAAAATGACTCTAACAGAGTTGATTTTATATGTCGAGTATTTGAGATAAAGTTGCAGCAACTCATACACTACATCAAAAAAGAACAACCATTTGGTAAAGTCATGGCAT GTTTATACATCATAGAATTCCAGGAAAGGGGTTTACCTCATGCGCACATCCTGCTTTTCTTACACCCATCAATGAAAAATCCTTCTCCAGAATATATTGACACCATAATAAGCGCAGAGATACCGGACATCAATGTCGACCCTGATGCCTATAACGCGGTCAAGAAATCTATGCTTCACGGGTCGTGTGGTCAAGCCAATGTAACCTCTCCTTGTATGCAACAGGGAAAATGCACCAAATTTTTTCCAAAGAAATTTAATGACACCACCACAATTGGAGAAGATGGGTTCCCAATATATAGGCGCAGGAATACAGGAATTACTGTGGAAAAAAATGGCACCCTCCTGGACAATCGTTATGTCATCCCTTACAACATAAATTTATCAGTCAAATTTGATGCTCATATTAATATTGAACTATGTAACAGCGCAAGATCAATcaaatatttattcaaatatattaACAAAGGCCCAGATAGAGCAACTGCAGTGATTGAGATCGTCGACGAGCGGGATGAAATTAAAGCATACCTTGGCTGTAG GTACATATCAGCATGTGAGGCTTGCTGGAGAATTTTTCAATTCGGCATCAACTACAGGTACCCAGCAGTTGAGCGATTACCTTTTCACCTGCCCAATGAGCATACTGTTATATTTGAGGAAAGCAG AATTCCCCAACACTGGGTTTGGAATTCCAAGGGTAAATTATGGACCAAGCGGAAAAAGGGGAATATCGTTGGTAGAATTTACTTTGCACATCCGTCAAGTGGAGAACGTTTCTATATGCGCATGCTCCTAAATTTTGTAAAAGGGAGCACATCATTTGAGTGCATTAGAACGATAAATGGTGTGACATATATCACTTTCAAAGCTGCATGTTATGCTTTAGGATTATTGGATGATGACAGAGAATGGATAGATTGCTTATCTGAGGCCGCAGTTTGGGCAACAGGAAATGAGTTACGCAATCTCTTTGTCACAATGCTCGTCTTTTGCCAAGTTTCCAATGTACCGGAACTTTGGAAAACTCATTCAACAATACTCTCGGAAGATATGCTTTACTTGCAAAGAAAAAGGTTTCAGGTCCCTGACCTACAACTAACACAAGAACAAATTGAGTCATATGCACTGGTTGAAATTGAAGGTCTTATGCAAAAATTAGGCAAGAGCCTAAAGGACATAGATGAAATGCCACAACCAGATTCTTCACTCACGCGAGATTTATCAAATAGATTGCTGAATGAGGAGCTGGATTATGATCATGCTGCTTTAAAGATCTTGCATGAGAAATCattaaataatttaaatcaattcCAAAAAG GCAGATTGTTCTTTATCAGTGGTCATGGTGGCACAGGAAAAACATTCTTATGGAATACAATCACTTCTAAATTAAGATCAGAGTCGCTGATAGTCCTTCCTGTTGCTACTGCAGGGTTAGCATCGTTGTTACTACCGAATGGTCGGACAGAACACTCCCGATTTCACATCCCATTGGACATAACAGCTGAATCTACATGTGAGATTAAACATGGTACGCAATTAGCCAAACTTCTTCAAAAAACTTCTCTTATTATTTGGGATGAGGCACCAATGACCCACAAATATTGTTTTGAAGCTCTAGACAAGATCTTAAGAGACTTGCTAAGCACACGGTATGATAATAATCGATCTAAGCCCTTCGGAGGCCTTATAGTTGTGTGTGGTGGGGATTTCCGCCAGATTCTACCTGTTATCCCGTAA